GCTTCTTGCTAAATGCTAACTTTAGAATCCCACTAATAATGACAAATGGATTATTAGTGGGCGAGCACGATCTGCATTACTTTAAAGAGATTAACTTAAATACTGATTTTCAGATAAGTTTTGATGGTTTTGGATTTCATAATGAGATGCGAAGGAGCTTAGATGCAGAGGATTTAGTTGTTGAAAAAATTGTACTACTTAAGAGGCATGAATATAGTGTAATTATTTCTTCATGCTTAACGAACTTTAATAAAAGAAGTATTGAGAAAACGTATTCATTTTTAAAAAACATTGGAATCAAAACTTGGAGAGTTTCTGTCCCACAAAACACAGGAAATTGGCTTAAATATACAAATCATATATCTTTTAAAGAAGCTAGGGATATATATAACTATATCTTTGAGTTGTGGTTATTAGACAATAAACCATTTAATCTTAAATTGGGTCCTTTCTTTAACAGTGAGGCTAGCATGAGATACAAGAGGAATGAACTGTCGACAAAATACGACATTTATTCATGCAATGCCTTGAGATTCACCCCTTATCTCCTGCCTGATGGGACTTTACTACCATGCACAGGATTTACAGGAAGTCGACTGCAAGGCGACATGCTTAATGTGCTGACTGATTCCTTTAAATACGCCTGGGAACATCCTTTTATGAGGAAAATAGTTAGCATCAAAGTTAAAGATTTGTTTATAAGTAATCCTGAATGCGAGAAATGTGCTCACTTAGAAAAATGTTCTCTAGGGTGTAGGGCGAACGCATTAACTGAAGAAGGATTGTTATTTGGGAAAGATCCAATTTGTTGCGATGCATGGAAGTCTGGGTTAGCTGACTCGCTGTATCAACAGTGTACATAATGACTCTTTTAGACTGTTTGCAGTCTAAACTGCAGCATTTTTTAGAATGGCCTTTGAAAATTTGCAAAAATTAATTATATAGACAACTATAACAAACTTTAGACAAAATCATCCAAGTGGAGCTACACCGTAAAAACGCTCATCAAACAAAGTCTGCGCTTATAAATTTATCTGATCTAAACAGCAAACTTTAGCAACTATACAAACTGCATAGCAACACCCCATTAGCATGCACATTAAAATGTTCTTTTAGCAAAAACAGAGTAAGCCATAGGTTCTTTACTCACCTCTTTACAATTACTTGCAAACATTGGTGCAATCGTCCCTGCCGCAGCTATAAACGGCGATGGATTATCCAAAGAACACGTAACACCTACAGAAAAGAGTGGGATAACATATTGAAATGCAATTTTTTTCCACCTACTGCGCAAAGCATCCTCAATTTCAGCAGACTTGATCGCAAAAATTGATTTAGATTGGTCAATTATCTCTTCATACTCACATTCAATATCTGAAATACTACAAATTTTATCCACCTCTCGTTCCACAAATATTCTAAACTGAGTTAATAGATCTCCATGCTGCATTTTAAAAAACAATACATCATCGATGCTAATATGCTCATCAGGAACAGGTAACAAAAAGTCGAGAAGCTCATTCCTAACTTGAGTTTTCATAAAATTTTGTCTTAATCTCTGAATAGGATAGCCATTATAAGTAACCGGGTCAGCCATAATATCTTCATCACGAGACAAGTTTAAGGCTATAAAACTCATGAAATGATTAGCTAATCCGCGAGGCATTTCATACCATGGATAGTTATCACTTTTTGCAACTCCAATTTCTACTAGTCGCTCACCCAAATCACCTAATTTTTCCATATGCACCTGAGCAGTAAATCTTTTTCCTTCAAAGAATTTACTCCCTTTCTTTCTGACTGTGCGCTTAGCATAATGGAAAAACTTATCAAACTCCCTACTTGATATTTTACCTGCAGGGGTTACTGGTACTACCAATTCGTTTCGAACTAATTGCAACATAAAAGGAGTATACATATCAGGGTGATAGTAATATTCCATTGGAACAATTGACATAACTTTATCCCAATATAACAAGACCTTATAAAGCCATTTAGCATCCGGAACATTTATATATGGGTAATATAATGCATTACTTTTCATACAAACCTCCAACTATCTCCCCTTCCAACGCCCCAATCCGCCCCTCAACACCCCGAATCACCCCTAAATACTCACTCTCAGTCTTATAAAAATGCTTATTCACATATCGCGCAGACTCCACAGTCTCCACTTTGATCGGAACAACCAAAACTTCGACCTGATTCGGTAAAAGCTTCAACGACGAAAAATGTGTCCCAACATTGTATTCGAGAGAATCGCTCTGCCCAGCTTTGATAGGAGTAGTAAGTTTGAATACCTCATCGTCTTGCGCCTGCCTGTCTCCAGATTTTAGTTGAAATTTAAGCTTGATGGACTGAATGTCTTTTCCACTATTGTTGTGGATAGAAACTTTAACATCGGCTGATTCAATTTTCCCCATCGGTTTGCCAGTAACACTCATGAGTTCATTTAAGACATATGTCTTTTCTATTTTCAATTTAGGGATGACTGCTTTTGCCTGCTCTCGGGCGGCATTGCATTTTTTAAGTTCTTCAAGTTCAGTAGAATATTGTTTCAGCTTTTTTCGGAGCCTTTCCAGTTCGCGTAGACGTTCATAATCATGTTGTTCTTTCACGATCACAGCAGCGCGGTCATTAATCTGCTCGACGGTGAATCCATCAAGCTCCTTGAGCCTTTTCATAAACAAAATGTCGCCCCATGCTTCCTGCTGCTGTCCAAGCGCATAAACTTCTGGGAGACGTACATCTGAGCCTAAGCGTTTGATCTCACCATTAGAAACAATGGTTGCAAAGGACTTCCGGAGAGCATCTTTATCCGCAACACTCATATCTTTTATGAGAGCACCAGCGGAGGATTTGAATTCTTTTTCAGACGATGTGTCTAAAGACACATCACCCCATCCAACAAGAAAGAAAAGTGAGAGTAAAACTGCTAAATATTTCTTCATTATATTATGCATATCCTTAACTAGAGCTAAGCGTATTTATGTGAATATTTTAAAGATTAAAATTAAAATGCAATAACCAAAATCATACTATTTTTAGTCAAAAAAAATTGACCCACATGCCTTTACACCATGTAGGCCAATCAGATCTTCTTAATATCCAGATGCAATTTTTTCATCACAGACACCCGGATCACTCTTGGAAGTCTCGTCAGATGTTCCTAAAGTAAGGCGAACAATCTCTAGCCCAACTTCTCCATGCTCTTTTATCAGCCTTTCTGCTTCACGCATCCGAAGGACTACAGGATCACCAACCTCATCTTTACGAAACATCTCCCCGTCTCCGGTAAGAATCCATGTTCCGTCCACACCAAATTTATTACAAATATTAGCCAAGAAAAGAGCCTTCGGAGCTCCTTTCCCATTAATATAGTTATCTAAGCTGGTTGTAGATATTTCAGCTCCACGGCAAAAATCAGCTTTGCTAATATCAAGAGCCTCTTTAACCGCCAAAAATCGTTGAACAATACTTTTCATGTAAAATGTCACCAGTTTTTTGTAAAAAGTTGTTGACTATGGCAAACTTTTTACATTATCTCTTAAATCAACACACGCATATATTAAAAAAACCTTCAACTGATTGAGGTTACATTGATGATTAACCAAACTGGCGACTCAGCGCAAGCATCCTTTACTACTGAAACTATTCCAACTCACTTCTTGAGACGTGCATGGATGGAAAATATTGGGCTTACAAATGTGAAGCTTGCAAAAAGATTTGATCTAACCCCTGCGCGGGTATCATCGATTATTCGTGGTGGAGAATGTCCCCAAAAATATATTGATATCCTCCGCGATGAATACGAAATGCCAGCAGATCTTATTCCTATCCGTAGCAGAGAAAAAACCGGACCTAAGCCTAAAACTAAATAAATAGAAAACAGCCGGATGTAGAATACGTTCTCTTTGGTTCATGGTCACGTTAATAGCGGCGTAAATTTCAGGAGTAATCACATGAGCTTCATAGATATAGTTCGGAAAATGGTTCTTGATTCAGATATCGGAGCTCGTGCTGTAGCGGAGATGGTTAGCAAAAAATATCATGTTCTTATGAATGAATTGAACTCTGAGAATACTAGCCACAAGCTTGGAGCAGACCTTCTTGAACCATTGATGAAGGCTTGCCGTTCAGATGCTCCGATGCACCACCTTGCCGCAAGTATGGGCGGACTTTTCATAAGAGTACCTGAAGAGAACTGCTCCAACACAAGTCTTGTTAAAGCCGTTAAAGAATTCGGCGAACTCATAGCTGTCTACGGGCAGGCAATTGAAGAGGGTAAGCTGAGTAGTAATGATAAAAAAAGAATCCGCAAAGAGGGTCAAGAAGCTTTAACAGCAATTCAAGAACTTCTATGCGGATTAGATGGAACTGCTGAGCATAATCCTCGCGCTTAGTGTGCAGCAACAGAAACTAGGCTTTTAATGGAGCAGCAACATGACAAAAGACGAATTGAAAGAACACCTTCTAAGCACCCTCCCCCCGATTCTATGCAGACAGGGCGTAGAAAAATATACAGGTGGACTCATCAAGGCCCAAACAATGCGCAAGATGGATTGTCAGGGTACCGGCCCTTTAGAAGGACGATTTAAACGTAATCGTAAAGTTTTCTACACCCGCGAACCGTTTGTTGACTGGTTCATAGAGGAATCTAACCCGCTGGTTTAAACCAGCAGTTGAGCGGCATTCCGGCACTGATCATCATGAGTATGAGTGTAGCGCATAGTGGTCTGAATAGTAGCATGGCCCATCATTTTTTGAACAACAGGAAGAGGAACACCCTTGGCGACAAGACGGGAAGCAAAAGTATGACGAAAACAATGAGCACAAAAACGCAACCGGCGATCAGTAACGCCTTTATTCCATCCGAGATGCTTCATCAGAGTTGCAAAGTTTTCTCCGATCTCTTTCCGCATATCACCGGAAGGACCGGGGAACAGCAAGGACTCCATACTGAGCAGATCAGGAATTCTCGTTGCCAACACCGGCCTTATCTTTTCAGTGATGTAGGCAACTCGGCTTCTTCCAGACTTGGGTCCATCGTCAGCACCGGATTCGCCTTTAATAATGATTCTGTTCTCAACAAGATCGATGTCCTGCCGAGTAAGAGCAAAAATTTCTCCCATCCGCATGCCGGTATAAAGACTGAGCAAGCAGATATCGTGGCAATCAAGGTATCGCCTTTGAACAGCCATCTCGAAAAAAGCAGTTTCCTCGTCAAGAGCACAGTAGCGGAGCCTCTGATTATTGATTCTGGGAAACTTAACTCCCTTAACCGGATTAGCTCCGTTCAACCATCCGCTTTGAATAGAGTAATTACAAATCTGCCTCGTAAGAGCGAGACACTGCACAACCGTTGCCTTAGCAAGCCCCTTCCCTGTGACAGAACTCTTGAGAAGTTCAATATGCTGGAAGGTCAGATCATCAAGACTAATTTTTCCAATGACCGGCACGAGGTGAAGTTTGAAGCGGGTGCGGTCATGCTTCCAACTCTTCTTATTGTTTCTGGCGTACTCTTCAATGTATGCCTCCCCCGCTTCGGAGAAAGGTTTCCGAGCCTTACTTGCAA
This DNA window, taken from Maridesulfovibrio frigidus DSM 17176, encodes the following:
- a CDS encoding radical SAM/SPASM domain-containing protein encodes the protein MNTQKAILKKNWTLRGWTDLPHALVNIKDGMVLQLNPKEYHVASACNGKTNFNSFAFHGQHISILKQFINNNIARYCSSDANILDYQRYKIASTFRVHGLLWSITGRCNLNCKHCYLGHKFRKIELNTKEILNIISQLKESNINSVSLTGGEPFLRKDLHKIISFLLNANFRIPLIMTNGLLVGEHDLHYFKEINLNTDFQISFDGFGFHNEMRRSLDAEDLVVEKIVLLKRHEYSVIISSCLTNFNKRSIEKTYSFLKNIGIKTWRVSVPQNTGNWLKYTNHISFKEARDIYNYIFELWLLDNKPFNLKLGPFFNSEASMRYKRNELSTKYDIYSCNALRFTPYLLPDGTLLPCTGFTGSRLQGDMLNVLTDSFKYAWEHPFMRKIVSIKVKDLFISNPECEKCAHLEKCSLGCRANALTEEGLLFGKDPICCDAWKSGLADSLYQQCT
- a CDS encoding helix-turn-helix domain-containing protein translates to MKSIVQRFLAVKEALDISKADFCRGAEISTTSLDNYINGKGAPKALFLANICNKFGVDGTWILTGDGEMFRKDEVGDPVVLRMREAERLIKEHGEVGLEIVRLTLGTSDETSKSDPGVCDEKIASGY
- a CDS encoding helix-turn-helix domain-containing protein; amino-acid sequence: MINQTGDSAQASFTTETIPTHFLRRAWMENIGLTNVKLAKRFDLTPARVSSIIRGGECPQKYIDILRDEYEMPADLIPIRSREKTGPKPKTK
- a CDS encoding phage regulatory CII family protein translates to MSFIDIVRKMVLDSDIGARAVAEMVSKKYHVLMNELNSENTSHKLGADLLEPLMKACRSDAPMHHLAASMGGLFIRVPEENCSNTSLVKAVKEFGELIAVYGQAIEEGKLSSNDKKRIRKEGQEALTAIQELLCGLDGTAEHNPRA
- a CDS encoding tyrosine-type recombinase/integrase, which gives rise to MSTKSFEATKYTGVRFRSHKTRRHGVHPDKYFVIRYKVNGKLREEGLGWASQGWSPAKAHKIRSEVTANIKLGVGPQSLGEFREIKAEEQRVKIVASKARKPFSEAGEAYIEEYARNNKKSWKHDRTRFKLHLVPVIGKISLDDLTFQHIELLKSSVTGKGLAKATVVQCLALTRQICNYSIQSGWLNGANPVKGVKFPRINNQRLRYCALDEETAFFEMAVQRRYLDCHDICLLSLYTGMRMGEIFALTRQDIDLVENRIIIKGESGADDGPKSGRSRVAYITEKIRPVLATRIPDLLSMESLLFPGPSGDMRKEIGENFATLMKHLGWNKGVTDRRLRFCAHCFRHTFASRLVAKGVPLPVVQKMMGHATIQTTMRYTHTHDDQCRNAAQLLV